In the genome of Paenibacillus sp. GP183, the window TAGAGGAGAAATAAGGGATAGCGAACTGTCGGCCCTCCAATTGATCCATATGCATAAAATTCGCGTAAAATTTGCTTTTCAGCTGATCCGAAAGAACCGTATTGAAATCGAGCAGCAGTCCGTCTTTGGCAAAATGGGCATATATATTTGTATTCAGCAGGTCGGGCGGTTGATTTTTACTGATCATAGCCGTGTAGACGCCATCGAGAATGTCCCAGTTTGCAACCTGCAGCTCGACGTGGATAAGCGGATTATTGGCCTCGAATTGTCTGATCAAGTTTTCGAGCATCGGTTTTGTTGCCGTACTGTATTCAGAAGCGACGAACTTAATCAATGCCTTCTTGCTCGGCGTCTGAGCTTGTTCCGGCATGCCCGTTTGACTGCAGGCCGTACACATCGCACAGGTTAATATCACGACGGTTAGAGTCTTCGTCCAACGGGCGCCATGTCCGGTATTGGAAGTAAACCTCAATGAAATATTCATCCTGTTCATCCTTTTCTATGGGTTTTTCGCTATTCCAGCAGTGGAAATAATAGCTTTTGATTTTCCGGTGAGCTCATATTTTGCTTCGTAATGACTGTGGATTTGAGACTGATCTGTCCGCCGGTTTTTTGGCCATTGATTAGCTTTATCGCGGCTTGGACCGCCAGATACCCCAGGTGGAAAGGCTTCTGCACGATGGTAGCGCTCAAGATTCCTTCTTCCAGCAGCTGAATTTCATATATGGAGTTCTCGAAGCCGACCAGTTTGATGCGGTCGGGTTTATTCAATTCCTTTATGGCTTTGGCTGCTCCTAGTGTGGCTGATTCACTGAGGGCGATGAAGCCGTTCAAATCCGTATGGGCAATTAGAAGCGACATGGCAAGCTTATAAGCCGTCTCTTCAGAGCCGCTTGAGTAAAAAGTGCCGTAATTCATGCTGGTGTCCGATGAAAGCACCTTGAGAACCCCTGCCTCTCTTTGGGCAGATACTCCGCTTTCTTGCTTGTCGCCGATAATGGCAAATTTGGGTTGGCCGCTGAGCATATCACTGAGCGTATGGCCCGCTTGAAAGCCCGCATCAGCTTGGTCGAGCGAGATTAGAGGCTGTGTACCGCCGTCCATGTGGCTGTCTGCCAACACAAGCCTAATTCCTGCTTTTCGTATCTTTTGCATCACTGGGGCAAGGCGAACAGCATCCGTAGGCGCGAGCACAATGGCTTGCGGCTTTTCAGAAATCGCGATCTCCAGCAGCTGAATTTGCTTGCTCGTGTCCGTTTCGGATGAAGGACCGCGCAAATCCAGCTTGAGCTCGCTCTGTTTCGCTGCCGCTTTGGCCCCTGCGCTTACCGTTTGCCAGAAGTCAGAGTGAATGTCGCTTGACTTTAACATCACAATAACAGTTTTCTCCTTGCTTGATTGGTTATGGAAGTTACGGTACGCAGAGTATGCCAACAGAGCGGTCGCAAGGACAGCAATCAGCGCAGCCGTCCATAACAGTTTCTTATTCATCAGTGTCACTTCTTTCATCTTTTTGGAACGACAATGGTGACGCGTGTGCCTACTTCCAGCTCGCTTTCGAAATGGACACCATATTCCTGACCGAAGAAAAGCTGAATCCGTTCGTTGACATTAAGCACACCTACGCCGCCTCTTGCTTCACGTTCCTGATGCTTCAAGATACTTTGCAGCTTTTCAGCGGTCATCCCGAGTCCGTTGTCGACTATCTCAAATACGAGGTTGTCGCCTTCTTCCCTTGCAGATATGACAATTAAACCTATTTCAGGCTTGTTCTTAATTCCGTGGTAGATGGCGTTTTCAACGAACGGCTGAAGCAAAAGCTTGAGCGTCTTCACCTGCATAAGCTCTTCCGGCACTTCGATGCGATAATCCAGCTGCTCCTGATACCTCATTTTTTGAATAAGCAGATAATTATCGATATGATCGATTTCCACCTGTAGCGGTACAAGCTCATTTTCCTTTGTGATGCTTGCCCGAAACAGCTTTGCCAGCGCAGAAGTCATCGTGACGACCTCTTCATGCTGCTTTTGCTCAGCCATCCAAATGATGGAATCGAGCGTGTTGTAAAGGAAGTGCGGATTGATTTGTGCCTGCAGCAGGCGCAGCTCCGTCGTGCGCTTCGTTTTCTCCGTTTCGATAATTTGCTGCAGCAGCTTCTTGATCTGTCCGATCATGAGGTTGAACGTGCGGCTCAGTTGACCGATTTCGTCCCGTTGGTTGATTTCGGCAAGGACGTCGAAGTTGCCGCTCTCCACATGCTTCATGTTGCCCTGCAGTTTTTTGATAGGGCGGGAGAGGCTTCGAGCGATCAGGAAGGAGATGACCAGGGTGACGGCTAGTCCAATAATACCGGTAAGCAGGAACGAATTTTGCATCGTGCTGGGATCGGCGATAAGCTCGTCCGTATAAGCGACTCCAACGATTTTCCAGCCGAAATTAGTGTTGTTGATCGTATAGATTCGTTTCCCGTTCTCATCATCCGCGATAAAGCTGCCATTGCCCGCGCTTGTCACACGGTCGATCAGTTCGCTGCGCAGGTGGCCGTAAATGAGCTCCTGCTGCGGGTGATAGACGATGTCGCCATTCTGGTCTACGATGAATACGTAGCCGCGTTTGCCCAGATTGATTTTGCTGCAAATTTCATTGATGACGCTCATGTTTAAGTCGACAAGCAGAATGCCTTCGCCGCGAATACCGTCGGTGCTTTTCAGCTCACGGCTTAGGGAGACCACCCAGCGATATTCATTCTGGATAATATTTTGCACGTGGGGCCTCGAGATGACGGATTTGCCTCCTTCACTCTTCGCTTTCAAGTACCAGGACTGCTCCTCAGGCTTTGTGTAAGGGTTCAGACTCGTGATGCGGCGGTCGGAAACAAACCTGCCGTTATAGCCGAACACCATTATGGATGCGATGTCCTTGCGAGTGTACTGAATCGACTGAAATAAGTCGGAAATACGCTTCTGGTAAGGACGCAGCTCTTCTTCACTGAGAAACGTATTCCTGGAAATGTAATATTTGACGTCTTTATTCGTAAGGGCGAACATGGAGATATTTTCCATCGTATCGACATAGGATTGAATATTCTCGTTCACCTGATTGATAACTTCTCCGACGTACACTTTTGAATTTCTGACAACTGCGTCCTCAGACAATCGATAGCTGATCAGGCTAGTTGATGCGATCGCTAGCAGAATAAGAAGGGAGAAGGCAGTGGAAATATTCGATTGAATGCTCTTGAGAGGAAACAGGGGAAAAGAGGGCTGTCCACGGCTTCTCATGTTGCGATCTCCTTCGTTTGTTTCTCTCTGTATTCTCTTGGCGTTACCCCCGTCACTTTCTTGAACAAGAGACTGAAATAGTTCGGGTCGGCGTATCCAACCTTGGAGGCGATTTCGTAAAACTTGAGTGACGAGTGCTGCAGAAGCGACTTGGCATGCTCAGTACGAACTCTTGTCAAAAACTCCACGAACGTCTCCCCGGTGTACTGCTTGAAGACGAGACTAAAGTAGCTTTTGCTCATCAAAACATGACGGCACAGATCCTGTAAAGACAGCTTCTCGTTGCAGTAATGCCGATGTATATAATCGATTGCCTGAATCATTAATGTATTAGTTACTTGCTGCCGAATTTCCGAAACTGCTGTCATGGCCGCCTGTACGATGTTCTGAAGCCATACTTTAATTTCATCCAATGTCTTGTATTTATATAAATCGGTCAGCACTATTCTCTGGTCGGTACCGAACAGTTCTTGACTGACACCCAGCTCTTGTATCGTATTGAGCAATGAAACAACGACCTTCAAAATCTGCAAATAGCACGAATCTATAGACAAACTGGATCGTTTCAGATCGGCTATGATTTGCTCGATCAATAACTTCGCTTCCTGTTTCGAGCCGATCTTGACCAATGATGCAAGCTGGCGGTCCCAGTCTGCGCTGTAAGTCAGCACATTGGCATCCTGACCTTCGACATCGGAAATGCTGATGACGCGATTTTTACCGAGAAGAAACCGGTAATCGAGAGCGGATAGGGCGCTCTGATAGGAGTGCGGTAGCATACCTGGGGAATCGTACACGCGTCCGATACCGACGGTAACTGTATATTTAAGAAACTTCTCAATATATTGACGAGCCTCCTCGACAATCCGAAAAACTTGATCGTACAGCGCTTCCTCGCCCAGATCACCGGATATGACCGCAACCATCCTCTCCTCTCGAGTGCGGAATATAAACCCGGATTCCCTCACGACGATCTCCTCGAGCAAATTGAATCCGGCGAAGCGAAGCAGCTCCGTGTCGGGTTCGATGGATTCCATTTCCCGCTCGCCGAAATCGTCAATGTCGAAGATGAGCGTTAGAAAACGCGGGCCAAGCGGAGGGAGATTGAAATAGGCAAGGCGCTCTGTCATTTCTCTTTGCGATATCCCGGTTACGACCATACGCTCCAAAAAACGTTCCCGCAGTAGCGGTAAGCTCTGGTTCAACTGATTGTAAAGAAGGTTGAAATCCTCGCGGAGCTGCTGTTCCTCGTCCATCGTTTGTTTTATTTTATTAAGGATCTGACGCGTATCACTAGCTGTAAACGGCTTCAGGATGAAGTCCTCAACCTTGAGCCGAAGGGCACGCTGCGCGTAGTCAAAATCGTCATGGCCTGTCAGTATAACCGTCTTGATAAACGGATAATTAGCTGCCACCTGTTCACACAGCTCAAGACCGTCCATCAAAGGCATGCAGATGTCGGAAAGAATGAGATCCGGTTTGACCTTATCGATCTCATCGAGCGCTTCGCGCCCGTTTTTGTAATCGCCGACGAGCTTGAAGCCGTGTTCCTCCCATTGAATCGTTCTCTTTAACCCTTCACGGACGACTTTCTCGTCATCCACTATAATCAGCTTATACATCCAGTACACCTCACTTGTTGTTTATAGTGAATGCTCATAAATAAAATGTCAATGATATTTGCTAGTTGAAAATAGATTTGTTGAGGCTGTTAATACGGCCTTTTTCAATTGTCTATACGATGATCTCCATCTTTTTCAAATTGATTATTCATAAAATTCCTTGCGACGTTATATATTATTTCATAAATTGTTACTAAACACATGGAATACTTGCAAATATTTTTAGCTTACTGGGTTGAATTCCAGCTTTTTGCGTGTATATAATGGATTTAACAATTAAAAACCCAATTTTTCAAGGAGTGATGATAATTATATGTTAAATAAAATAACATAAAATTGGAATCTGCGAAATTTTGGTAAATGCTGCTTTTCAATGTGGGTACAAAAGTCAGAAAATTAAAAAATTTGGAAAGGTGGGAATGGCAATGAACCATTCAGTTGAGTTGAACAATGTTGCCGTTGAAGTTGATGAGACGCTTTACAATGAGGACCTGGCTCCCGTAAAAAAAGAGAAGCGTGACTGGAACTGGATAAATTACACAACGGTATGGATGGGCATGGTTCATAACATCGTCGCATATGAAACGGCGGGCAGCTTGCTCAGTTTGGGAATGAGTGTTTGGCAAGCTTTGGCAACCGTGGTAGTAGCCAACGTCGTTCTTATTTTGGCCATGTGGTTGAACAGCACTGCTGGTGCGAAATACGGTTTGCCATTCCCTGTATTGATAAGGGCCGCTTTCGGCTTAAGAGGCGCCCACATTCCCGTTTTAATTCGGGCATTCGTAGCCATTTTCTGGTTTGCTGTGCAAACCTACGCCGGCTGCAAGGCGGTAGGGGCTGTTTTAGGGCTCTTGATCCCCGGCTGGAATTCGTTAGAGGCATACAGCTTCATTGGTTTCCACCTGAATGATGCCATTTCCTTTGCTCTTTTTTGGGTCTTGCATGTTTATGTGGTCTCCCACGGGATGAAAAGGGTCAAATTTTTTGAGCTATGGGCAGGTCCGCTGGTCATTGTCTTGGGATTGGCGCTCGTGATTTGGGCCATCTATACAGCCAAAGGACTAGGGCCGCTTTTCTCCGAACCCTCAAAGCTTACAAGCAGTGAGTTCTGGGGCATCTTCTTTTTGTCAGTTACAGGACTGGTCGGTATTTGGTCAACATTGGTGCTAAATATTCCTGACTTCACTCGCTACGCCCGAAGCCAACGGGATCAAGTATTGGGGCAAGCTATCGGATTGCCCGGTACTGCTATCATTTTTGCCCTCATGAGCATTATTATTACGTCGGGTACGATTATCGCTTTCGGCAAGCCGATCTGGGATCCGGTGGAGCTGCTGAAGCAGTTCAACAATCCGATCGTATTGATATTAGGCGCATTTTCTTTACTTGTAGCCACTTTATCAGTCAACGTAGCCGCAAATGTTGTATCTCCTGCCTATGACCTCATCAATCTGATGCCAAAAAAATTAAATTTTGTAAAGGCCAGTGTCATTTCGATGGTGGTTGCCGTATTCTTCGCACCTTGGCTCTGGTTTGACAATGCCGGAACAATTTTTAACGCATTTGGAACCATTGGTGGAACATTAGGACCTGTCGCCGGCATAATGATTGCCGATTTTTATCTGGTTCGGAAGCGTGAGTATGATATAAAAAGCTTTTATACAAGATCAGGAGCTTACAATTATAAAAATGGCTGGAATCCTCAAGGCTATATGGCATTTGCCCTAGGTTTAATCGCGTCCTTCATCGGTTTAATCATTCCTGCGCTCCATTCACTGTATACTTATTCATGGTTTCTTGGAGTAGTTGTCGGATTCATATCATATGCTCTTCTTATGCGCCCCGTGGCACCTGCAACCTCGCAAACTATGGCGCCTTCGTTAACCGAAGCGGGCGAAATCTAAGAATGAGAGGAGTAAAAAAAGCATGTCAAAAAAATGGATTAAAAATGGTATCATAGTGACCTCCTCGGATACGTATCAAGCAGATCTTTTAATAGATGGAGGGGAAATTATCGGCATTGGCAAGATGCCGGACATAGACAATGCTGAAGTGATTGATGCGTCCGGTCTCTATGTTTTCCCTGGGGCGGTTGATGAACACACACATATGTCCATGCCTTTCAACGGAACCGAGAGCATGCCTTGGGAATCTGAGACTGTCGCTGCTGCCGTAGGCGGTACAACCACCATCGTCGATTTTGCGCTGCAAGCGAGAGGAAGCTCACTTACGGATACGATCCGTAAATGGCAAACGAGAGCTGAGGGAAATACAGCGATCGATTACAATCTGCATGTCGCCATTACTGATTTAACGAATGATATCATGGAGGAAATCTCAACGGCCGTCAAGCTGGGCGTATCTACGTTTAAGCTGTTTATGGCCTATAAAGGCGAATTAATGGTCGATGACAGTACGATGTTTCGGATGCTCCAAAAAGCAAAAGAAGTCGGGGCTCTTGTGATGGTGCATGCCGAAAATGGAGATATCATATCTCTTCTTCAACAGCAACTGCTGTCCGAAGGTAAAACGGAACCGTACTATCATGCCGTCAGCCGGCCGATAGACATCGAAACGGAAGCGACACACCGGGCAATTAAGCTTGCCAAAGCAGCTGGCAGCCCTATCTTTATCGTACATGTATCGAGCGGGGAACCTGCAGAAGAGATTCGCAGAGCTCGTGCATCCGGTCAACCGGTGTTTGCTGAAACTTGCCCCCAGTACCTGTTTTTGGATG includes:
- a CDS encoding sensor histidine kinase gives rise to the protein MRSRGQPSFPLFPLKSIQSNISTAFSLLILLAIASTSLISYRLSEDAVVRNSKVYVGEVINQVNENIQSYVDTMENISMFALTNKDVKYYISRNTFLSEEELRPYQKRISDLFQSIQYTRKDIASIMVFGYNGRFVSDRRITSLNPYTKPEEQSWYLKAKSEGGKSVISRPHVQNIIQNEYRWVVSLSRELKSTDGIRGEGILLVDLNMSVINEICSKINLGKRGYVFIVDQNGDIVYHPQQELIYGHLRSELIDRVTSAGNGSFIADDENGKRIYTINNTNFGWKIVGVAYTDELIADPSTMQNSFLLTGIIGLAVTLVISFLIARSLSRPIKKLQGNMKHVESGNFDVLAEINQRDEIGQLSRTFNLMIGQIKKLLQQIIETEKTKRTTELRLLQAQINPHFLYNTLDSIIWMAEQKQHEEVVTMTSALAKLFRASITKENELVPLQVEIDHIDNYLLIQKMRYQEQLDYRIEVPEELMQVKTLKLLLQPFVENAIYHGIKNKPEIGLIVISAREEGDNLVFEIVDNGLGMTAEKLQSILKHQEREARGGVGVLNVNERIQLFFGQEYGVHFESELEVGTRVTIVVPKR
- the hydA gene encoding dihydropyrimidinase yields the protein MSKKWIKNGIIVTSSDTYQADLLIDGGEIIGIGKMPDIDNAEVIDASGLYVFPGAVDEHTHMSMPFNGTESMPWESETVAAAVGGTTTIVDFALQARGSSLTDTIRKWQTRAEGNTAIDYNLHVAITDLTNDIMEEISTAVKLGVSTFKLFMAYKGELMVDDSTMFRMLQKAKEVGALVMVHAENGDIISLLQQQLLSEGKTEPYYHAVSRPIDIETEATHRAIKLAKAAGSPIFIVHVSSGEPAEEIRRARASGQPVFAETCPQYLFLDESYLALPDFEGAKYVCSPPLREKSQHEQLWNAITDGTLQAIGTDHCSFDFKNQKYLGRNDFSKIPNGGNGIEHWIPLLYTYGVKAGKISLNRFIELISANPAKFMGLYPRKGTIAVGSDADLVLFDPKVEQTITASSQLQGSDYNFYEGWQVQGAARHVLLRGEVIVKNGTYVGSRTQGQFIHAKPFGAAFQKVGE
- a CDS encoding substrate-binding domain-containing protein — encoded protein: MNKKLLWTAALIAVLATALLAYSAYRNFHNQSSKEKTVIVMLKSSDIHSDFWQTVSAGAKAAAKQSELKLDLRGPSSETDTSKQIQLLEIAISEKPQAIVLAPTDAVRLAPVMQKIRKAGIRLVLADSHMDGGTQPLISLDQADAGFQAGHTLSDMLSGQPKFAIIGDKQESGVSAQREAGVLKVLSSDTSMNYGTFYSSGSEETAYKLAMSLLIAHTDLNGFIALSESATLGAAKAIKELNKPDRIKLVGFENSIYEIQLLEEGILSATIVQKPFHLGYLAVQAAIKLINGQKTGGQISLKSTVITKQNMSSPENQKLLFPLLE
- a CDS encoding response regulator, with the protein product MYKLIIVDDEKVVREGLKRTIQWEEHGFKLVGDYKNGREALDEIDKVKPDLILSDICMPLMDGLELCEQVAANYPFIKTVILTGHDDFDYAQRALRLKVEDFILKPFTASDTRQILNKIKQTMDEEQQLREDFNLLYNQLNQSLPLLRERFLERMVVTGISQREMTERLAYFNLPPLGPRFLTLIFDIDDFGEREMESIEPDTELLRFAGFNLLEEIVVRESGFIFRTREERMVAVISGDLGEEALYDQVFRIVEEARQYIEKFLKYTVTVGIGRVYDSPGMLPHSYQSALSALDYRFLLGKNRVISISDVEGQDANVLTYSADWDRQLASLVKIGSKQEAKLLIEQIIADLKRSSLSIDSCYLQILKVVVSLLNTIQELGVSQELFGTDQRIVLTDLYKYKTLDEIKVWLQNIVQAAMTAVSEIRQQVTNTLMIQAIDYIHRHYCNEKLSLQDLCRHVLMSKSYFSLVFKQYTGETFVEFLTRVRTEHAKSLLQHSSLKFYEIASKVGYADPNYFSLLFKKVTGVTPREYREKQTKEIAT
- a CDS encoding NCS1 family nucleobase:cation symporter-1 gives rise to the protein MNHSVELNNVAVEVDETLYNEDLAPVKKEKRDWNWINYTTVWMGMVHNIVAYETAGSLLSLGMSVWQALATVVVANVVLILAMWLNSTAGAKYGLPFPVLIRAAFGLRGAHIPVLIRAFVAIFWFAVQTYAGCKAVGAVLGLLIPGWNSLEAYSFIGFHLNDAISFALFWVLHVYVVSHGMKRVKFFELWAGPLVIVLGLALVIWAIYTAKGLGPLFSEPSKLTSSEFWGIFFLSVTGLVGIWSTLVLNIPDFTRYARSQRDQVLGQAIGLPGTAIIFALMSIIITSGTIIAFGKPIWDPVELLKQFNNPIVLILGAFSLLVATLSVNVAANVVSPAYDLINLMPKKLNFVKASVISMVVAVFFAPWLWFDNAGTIFNAFGTIGGTLGPVAGIMIADFYLVRKREYDIKSFYTRSGAYNYKNGWNPQGYMAFALGLIASFIGLIIPALHSLYTYSWFLGVVVGFISYALLMRPVAPATSQTMAPSLTEAGEI